The Methanobrevibacter sp. TMH8 sequence TATAATCTCCTTCTTTAATAATTTTTTTTGCTTCCTTTAATAATGGGAAAATCATTGTATACCTCCTTTTGGTAAATCAAATTTTTTAATTTTAAATCTAAATTATAGCTATTAAGAATAATTAATCGATTTTAAAACAATTAATTAATATTTTTAATTTTTCAATGTTTTTTTAAATATGTCATTTCAAAATGTTTATGACATAGTATGAATAAGTTGTTTATTGTATTATTTAAACCTTTGTAGTACTTTTATGTACTATAAATATGCAATAATGTAGATGATATTATGAAATATAATTCTAAAAAAAGTAAAAAAAGTAGAAAAAAGTGAAAAAAAAGATAAAAAAGATAAAAAATCATTGAAATATTTTTCAATAGTTTTTTTATAAGATATATATGTTTAAAGTAAACATGTATATTTTTTATATTAAATATAAGCTTTATTATGAATTATAGAAAGATTTATATATTTTTCATATAATTATATAATTAGTTAATATATATGAGAAGGTATTTCATAGAATTACCTATTTATATATGAATTATTTTATACAAACAATTTTTATAATTAATCTAAATTAATTTAATTAATTCAATTAGCTCAATTAATATATAAATTAACCCAATTATTTTTAAAAGATTCTGCAGGATATTTTCCATGAAAATTAATGGTAAAACTTTGGGAGGCTTTGACAAATTTATTTTAATGGCTTTATATGTTGAAGGCGCATTAAGTTTAAAACAGATTAATGATAAAACGATTATTTTTATTTCATCAATATGGTATCAACAATGGAGTGAAAAAGATAAATCTTTTTTAAATTCAGTGATTGATAGTATAGAAAAGGCAAGATATTTCTTCAAAAAAGGTCATGCAAATAATGGAAACAAATTTGAAGCAGAGCTTGGAAAGATAAATTCCCATAACAACTTTATTCGATTGATTGAATTTGGTTTGGTTGAAAAAAAAGATGATAAAACCTATAAATTAACTGAATTTGGCCATGGAACAGGAGAATCTCTTGTTAATACCATGAAAAAAAGAAATAAAGAGATTGATAAATATTTATTCAGTACTAATGCTGTAGCTAGAAATAATATTTTTGTTGATTTTTTATTAGCTGTTTTAAAATTATCTGCTGGTTTTATTAGCGGAAGTGTTGGTTTAATATCAGATGGATTAGATGCAATAACAGATACTATTTCTGCATTTTTTGTTTGGTTGGGAATTAAATTCCATCATGAGTTTTTAAGTACAATACTTGTTATATTTATGTTATTTGTAGCAGGGATAAGTGCTACTTATGAATCTATATCTAGGATTATTGAAATTTTAAATAATACTGTTAACCCTATTAATCAAGTTCCATTAGTTGTTGGAGTTGAAACAATTGCAATATTAGCTGCTATTGGGTTATTTGTATATCAACGCCATATAGGAAGATCTTTTAATAATTTAACTATTATTTCCCAATCTGTTGATTCTAAAAATCATATTTTTATTGGATCAGCTGTTATAATTGGAGCTGTTTTATCATTGTTTAATATTTTTTGGGTTGATGCAATAGTAGGTATATTTATAGGAATTGGAATTTTAAGAGATGCGTTTAACCTTTTAAAAGATGCTAAATCTTCATATGAAGGTGAAAAAACAGATTTTTCTAAATATAAAACAGTTTTCGGAGATTATATGAATATTAATCATTTAGAAACTTTTAGATTATGGATTTTATTTGCAATTCCTAATAAAAATGTTAATACCCAAGAAGATTTGATTAAATCCTTTAATGATATGCTTAATGATAGCTATATTCCTGTTATATCAGAACTTGAATTATTACCAAATAAATATTTAGACTTTAAAAATAATTTTGATGAAGTTATTAATCATTTAATAGAGAATAATTGGATAAAAAAGAATGAAAATAGATATGAAATAACTAAATCTGGACTTGAACATTTAGATATTATATTGAGTGATTTTGATGATTTTGATGTGAAATTTTCAGACTCATTGTTTCTTAAATTGTCTGATGAGAGCTG is a genomic window containing:
- a CDS encoding cation transporter → MKINGKTLGGFDKFILMALYVEGALSLKQINDKTIIFISSIWYQQWSEKDKSFLNSVIDSIEKARYFFKKGHANNGNKFEAELGKINSHNNFIRLIEFGLVEKKDDKTYKLTEFGHGTGESLVNTMKKRNKEIDKYLFSTNAVARNNIFVDFLLAVLKLSAGFISGSVGLISDGLDAITDTISAFFVWLGIKFHHEFLSTILVIFMLFVAGISATYESISRIIEILNNTVNPINQVPLVVGVETIAILAAIGLFVYQRHIGRSFNNLTIISQSVDSKNHIFIGSAVIIGAVLSLFNIFWVDAIVGIFIGIGILRDAFNLLKDAKSSYEGEKTDFSKYKTVFGDYMNINHLETFRLWILFAIPNKNVNTQEDLIKSFNDMLNDSYIPVISELELLPNKYLDFKNNFDEVINHLIENNWIKKNENRYEITKSGLEHLDIILSDFDDFDVKFSDSLFLKLSDES